One window of Acidobacteriaceae bacterium genomic DNA carries:
- a CDS encoding YdcF family protein has product MLAAIGLLTVLVLATPIDRWWAHAYAGSMDQPKGDVLILLSAANEDHGFISYSSYWRARYALLAWENGGYRTIVISGEASPSIRDFLVAEGIPTGAILLDPQSTTTRENAIDTAHLLQGVPGTRVLLTSDFHMYRAERLFRREGVDVIPYPAPDVMKLSEHWNGRISGFQTMTIETAKIVYYRLRGWM; this is encoded by the coding sequence GTGCTGGCTGCAATCGGCCTTCTGACGGTGCTGGTGCTGGCGACACCCATCGACAGGTGGTGGGCCCATGCCTATGCCGGCTCAATGGACCAGCCGAAGGGTGATGTCCTTATTCTTCTGAGCGCAGCGAACGAGGACCACGGTTTCATTTCGTACTCATCGTATTGGCGCGCGCGATACGCTCTGCTCGCGTGGGAAAACGGCGGCTACAGGACCATAGTCATCAGCGGAGAGGCCAGCCCATCCATTCGCGATTTCCTTGTGGCGGAGGGGATCCCGACCGGTGCGATTCTTCTCGACCCGCAGTCGACCACCACACGGGAGAATGCGATCGACACTGCCCATCTTCTACAAGGGGTTCCGGGAACTCGGGTGCTGCTCACGAGTGACTTTCACATGTATCGGGCGGAGCGGCTATTTCGACGCGAAGGAGTGGACGTTATTCCTTATCCAGCGCCGGATGTGATGAAACTAAGCGAACATTGGAATGGCCGCATCTCGGGCTTCCAGACGATGACGATTGAGACTGCCAAGATCGTGTACTACCGGCTCCGAGGCTGGATGTAA
- a CDS encoding glycosyltransferase, producing MKISVVIPAYNAAHFLPRCLESVFAQTLSPAEVIVVDDGSKDDTAATATKLGATVVSRPNGGLSAARNTGVQHATGEWIGLLDADDRWSPDKLRAQADCVQAGTVLVYTGIQIFSDDGVRQSCPAVDPVKAVKMLRYANPITPSSVLARRDALLQTGGFREDVRACEDWDMWVRLSRLGSFSAVTEPLTGYYVYPSSMSTDPQRMLTAMEQILPSTLVSDLSGFERWAWTRRIRAVQLYSAAVIARENGRDGEMSYMLRSLAAWPSPLWEPHRFIGAAVSARNQLRKPHDSRHATS from the coding sequence GTGAAGATCAGTGTCGTCATTCCGGCCTATAACGCCGCTCATTTTCTTCCGCGCTGTCTCGAGTCGGTCTTCGCTCAGACGCTTTCTCCGGCTGAGGTGATCGTCGTCGATGACGGATCGAAGGACGATACGGCCGCCACAGCGACGAAGCTTGGAGCTACTGTTGTTAGCCGGCCTAATGGCGGACTCTCTGCAGCGCGAAATACCGGCGTTCAACACGCGACAGGAGAGTGGATTGGCCTTCTCGATGCGGACGACCGCTGGTCACCGGACAAGCTGCGTGCGCAGGCGGATTGTGTCCAAGCCGGAACGGTGCTGGTTTACACGGGTATCCAGATATTCAGTGATGACGGCGTTCGGCAGTCATGCCCCGCAGTGGATCCGGTCAAGGCAGTCAAGATGCTGCGCTACGCCAACCCGATCACGCCCTCTTCAGTATTGGCGAGGCGCGACGCGCTGCTTCAGACCGGCGGATTTCGCGAAGATGTTCGCGCATGCGAAGACTGGGATATGTGGGTTCGTTTGAGCCGTCTCGGCAGCTTTTCGGCGGTCACGGAGCCGCTGACGGGCTATTACGTTTATCCGTCGAGCATGAGCACCGACCCGCAGCGAATGCTCACTGCGATGGAACAGATTCTGCCTTCGACGCTGGTTTCGGACCTCAGTGGATTTGAACGGTGGGCGTGGACCCGACGAATTCGGGCTGTCCAACTTTACAGCGCTGCTGTCATCGCGCGGGAGAACGGCCGCGATGGCGAGATGTCGTACATGCTGCGCTCGCTGGCGGCATGGCCCTCTCCGCTCTGGGAGCCACACCGGTTTATCGGAGCAGCCGTAAGTGCTCGAAATCAACTGCGAAAGCCGCATGACTCGCGGCATGCCACCAGCTAA
- a CDS encoding sigma-54 dependent transcriptional regulator, which produces MPSSLAIPESPSRTAVPALPRLYALDANVAVLHYLRRTLEDRYNLKVFSEEQAFLDCLNRNEAPDLILLEWESMDKSLTVLSHIRASLPDVPIVMLSCTAEVKDFEVVTRIGARGIVLKPFLDGNLESAIEEHLAQAQKAITAEPQEIPLDETHSFVRSSKRMCELQAQATLVAKSDIPVLILGESGTGKEILALYTHKMSNRAHRMFLKVNCAAMPADLLESELFGYEQGAFTGAVKTKPGKFEVCTGGTIFLDEIGEMPAILQAKLLQVLQDGTFSRLGSRSPMRVDVRVIAATNINMKEAIARKAFREDLYYRLNGFSLSIPPLCERRDEIPLLANYFMRKVAKKYGRTPLPLSNQLLDAFQRYSWPGNLREMENVVNRYFILGDERPILVEMNPYTPFRSESNGLSDSSDGGGLKQIVRSLKGEAEATAIAQMLENKGWNRKAAASELQISYKALLYKIKQYELAPKRA; this is translated from the coding sequence ATGCCTTCATCTCTCGCTATCCCGGAATCACCTTCCCGGACGGCCGTGCCGGCCCTCCCCCGGCTGTACGCGCTGGACGCGAACGTTGCGGTGCTGCACTATCTGCGGCGCACGCTGGAGGATCGTTACAACCTGAAGGTCTTTTCCGAGGAGCAGGCGTTTCTCGACTGCCTGAACAGAAATGAGGCCCCGGATCTGATCCTGCTCGAGTGGGAGAGCATGGACAAATCGCTGACCGTGCTGTCTCACATTCGCGCGAGCCTCCCGGACGTGCCGATCGTGATGCTGTCGTGCACGGCGGAGGTCAAGGATTTTGAGGTGGTGACGCGGATTGGGGCTCGGGGCATCGTCCTGAAGCCGTTCCTGGATGGCAACCTGGAGAGCGCTATCGAGGAGCACCTGGCGCAGGCGCAAAAAGCGATTACTGCAGAGCCGCAGGAGATTCCGCTGGATGAGACACACTCGTTTGTGCGTTCGAGCAAACGGATGTGCGAGTTGCAGGCGCAGGCGACCCTGGTGGCCAAGAGTGATATCCCGGTGCTGATTCTTGGCGAGAGTGGAACAGGCAAAGAGATACTGGCGCTGTACACACACAAGATGTCGAACCGTGCCCACCGGATGTTCCTGAAGGTGAACTGTGCGGCGATGCCGGCAGATCTGCTCGAGAGCGAGCTCTTCGGCTACGAGCAGGGCGCGTTTACGGGCGCCGTTAAGACGAAGCCCGGCAAGTTTGAGGTATGCACCGGAGGCACGATCTTCCTGGATGAGATCGGCGAGATGCCCGCAATTCTGCAGGCGAAGCTGCTGCAGGTATTGCAGGACGGGACCTTTTCGCGGCTGGGCAGCCGGTCGCCCATGCGCGTAGACGTTCGCGTCATTGCCGCGACCAATATCAATATGAAGGAAGCGATCGCACGAAAGGCGTTTCGCGAGGATCTCTACTACCGCCTGAACGGATTCTCTCTTTCGATTCCGCCGCTGTGCGAGCGACGCGATGAGATTCCGCTGCTGGCGAATTACTTCATGCGCAAGGTGGCTAAGAAGTACGGACGCACGCCGCTGCCGTTGTCCAATCAGCTGCTCGACGCATTCCAGAGGTATTCGTGGCCCGGCAACCTGCGCGAGATGGAAAACGTGGTGAATCGCTACTTCATCCTGGGCGATGAGCGACCGATTCTTGTGGAGATGAATCCGTACACTCCGTTCCGAAGCGAGAGCAATGGATTGAGCGACTCATCGGATGGCGGGGGCCTGAAGCAGATTGTGCGCAGTCTGAAGGGCGAAGCCGAGGCAACTGCGATCGCGCAGATGCTGGAAAACAAGGGATGGAACCGGAAGGCTGCGGCGAGCGAGTTGCAGATCAGTTACAAGGCTTTGCTATACAAAATTAAGCAGTATGAACTTGCACCGAAACGGGCCTGA
- a CDS encoding nucleotide sugar dehydrogenase gives MSLTKEASFAEAVEQRLEGLKKRTANVGVIGLGYVGLPLSLLFAEAGFAVTGFDIDERKVKDLDAGRSYIFRIPAEEIQSAKEQGFRATNDFSKLATQDAIIMCVPTPLTGHREPDLSFIENTARAVAPWLREGQLVVLESTTYPGTTEELLIPILEKENTQGLKVKTAESKDSDRVFYVAFSPEREDPGNTQVARRDIPKVVGGHEPTATELAATLYEGIFTRAVRVSSTRVAEMSKLLENIYRCVNIALVNELKVLAMRMGVDIWEVIDAASTKPFGFHPFYPGPGLGGHCIPIDPFYLSWKAKEYDFNTRFIELAGEVNERMPEFVVENVAKALNHHRKPLNGSTILMLGMAYKKDIDDLRESPSLTVIELLREQGAEVLYNDPYFPKVGRGRHYNLNMECTPLEKLGDYDCVLIMTDHSDYDYKDIVRQSQLVVDSRNATKGIQSEKIFRC, from the coding sequence ATGTCGCTTACCAAAGAAGCATCTTTTGCTGAGGCGGTTGAACAACGCCTCGAGGGCCTGAAGAAACGCACCGCGAATGTCGGGGTGATCGGATTGGGGTATGTCGGTCTGCCGCTGTCGCTTCTGTTCGCCGAAGCCGGCTTCGCCGTAACGGGATTCGACATCGATGAGAGAAAGGTCAAGGATCTGGACGCCGGCCGCTCGTACATCTTCCGCATTCCCGCGGAGGAGATCCAGAGCGCGAAGGAGCAGGGCTTCCGCGCCACCAATGATTTTTCCAAGCTGGCGACGCAGGACGCGATCATCATGTGCGTGCCAACGCCCCTGACCGGACACCGTGAGCCAGACCTTAGCTTTATCGAGAACACCGCGCGAGCGGTAGCGCCGTGGCTGCGCGAAGGCCAGCTCGTCGTGCTCGAGAGCACCACCTATCCCGGCACGACGGAAGAGCTGTTGATACCGATCCTCGAGAAGGAAAACACGCAGGGCCTGAAGGTGAAGACCGCGGAGAGCAAAGATAGCGATCGCGTGTTCTATGTGGCGTTCTCGCCGGAGCGCGAGGATCCGGGCAACACGCAGGTAGCGCGCCGCGATATTCCGAAGGTTGTCGGCGGACACGAGCCGACCGCGACGGAGCTCGCTGCAACGCTGTACGAGGGAATCTTCACGCGTGCGGTCCGCGTCTCGTCCACTCGTGTTGCCGAGATGAGCAAGCTGCTCGAAAACATCTACCGCTGCGTGAACATCGCGCTCGTGAACGAGCTGAAGGTGCTCGCGATGCGCATGGGCGTGGACATCTGGGAGGTTATCGACGCGGCCTCGACGAAGCCGTTCGGATTTCATCCTTTCTATCCTGGGCCGGGGCTCGGCGGTCACTGCATTCCTATTGATCCGTTCTACCTGAGCTGGAAAGCCAAGGAGTACGACTTCAACACGCGCTTCATTGAGCTCGCGGGCGAAGTGAACGAGAGGATGCCGGAGTTCGTCGTTGAGAACGTGGCCAAGGCGCTGAACCACCACCGCAAGCCGCTGAACGGATCAACGATCCTGATGCTCGGCATGGCGTACAAGAAGGATATCGACGACCTGCGTGAGTCACCCTCGCTGACCGTTATTGAATTGCTGCGCGAGCAGGGTGCCGAGGTGCTCTACAACGATCCTTACTTCCCCAAAGTGGGTCGTGGACGGCATTACAACCTCAACATGGAATGCACGCCGCTGGAAAAGCTCGGCGATTATGACTGCGTGCTCATCATGACCGACCACTCCGATTACGACTACAAGGACATCGTCCGCCAGTCGCAGCTGGTGGTCGATTCGCGCAACGCAACGAAGGGTATCCAGTCGGAGAAGATCTTCCGCTGCTAG
- a CDS encoding glycosyltransferase, whose product MLRIAVVSRYFPSSGEPWQGRSAYQTIRALSLQAEVHVFYPNSAYPSFLRPRTRLYNGLDKNYSPAGVSVSYHDYPAIPLLSRPFNGAMAASALLPHVRAFQPDLIFSIFLYPDSYAALQIAKKLHVPLVAMGIGSDIHSIADRISAKYTRTVLREADFLVTVSEDLREKALAMGASPERSRAIVNGCDLSVFHVRDRAEARRQLELDAESRIVLYIGRMDVRKGLRELVEASAKLRMDRPDLQVYMVGEGPDRPQITQAIEGAGAANYIHALPPCRPDDVALWMAAADLVTLPSYMEGCPNVVLEALACGRPVVATRVGGIPEIMSDACGRLIPPRDTSALAEALDAVVATSWDANSISAHWSRSWSTVAGELMDVFESVSGASRGARA is encoded by the coding sequence ATGCTGAGGATCGCGGTCGTCAGCCGCTACTTTCCAAGCTCCGGCGAGCCGTGGCAAGGGCGGTCGGCCTATCAGACGATTCGCGCGCTCAGTTTGCAGGCGGAGGTCCATGTCTTTTACCCGAACTCCGCCTATCCGTCATTCCTCCGCCCGCGCACTCGACTCTACAACGGCCTCGACAAGAACTACTCTCCCGCCGGCGTTAGCGTGAGTTATCACGATTACCCAGCGATCCCACTGCTTTCGCGGCCCTTCAATGGGGCGATGGCTGCCAGTGCGTTGCTGCCGCACGTGCGCGCCTTTCAGCCGGACCTGATCTTCAGCATCTTTCTTTATCCCGACTCCTATGCGGCGTTGCAGATCGCGAAGAAGCTACACGTCCCGCTTGTCGCGATGGGTATCGGTTCGGACATTCACAGCATCGCGGATCGCATCTCCGCCAAATACACGCGTACGGTTCTGCGCGAAGCGGACTTTCTTGTGACCGTCAGCGAGGACCTGCGGGAGAAGGCGCTCGCGATGGGCGCATCGCCAGAGCGGTCCCGCGCCATCGTGAACGGCTGCGATCTGTCTGTCTTCCACGTGCGTGATCGAGCTGAGGCTCGCCGGCAGCTCGAACTCGATGCGGAATCGCGCATCGTGCTGTACATCGGCCGCATGGATGTGCGGAAGGGGCTTCGCGAGCTCGTTGAAGCCTCGGCGAAGCTGCGCATGGATCGACCGGATCTGCAGGTGTACATGGTTGGCGAAGGTCCCGACAGGCCGCAGATCACGCAGGCGATCGAGGGCGCCGGTGCTGCCAACTACATCCACGCGCTGCCGCCGTGCCGCCCCGACGATGTGGCGCTGTGGATGGCTGCTGCCGACCTCGTAACGTTGCCAAGCTATATGGAGGGCTGCCCGAACGTTGTGCTCGAGGCCTTGGCGTGCGGCCGACCGGTGGTGGCGACGCGCGTTGGGGGCATCCCGGAGATCATGAGTGATGCTTGCGGACGCCTTATTCCGCCACGCGACACCAGTGCGCTGGCAGAGGCGCTCGACGCTGTGGTGGCGACCTCATGGGATGCAAACTCCATCTCCGCCCACTGGAGCCGGAGTTGGAGCACCGTCGCGGGTGAACTCATGGATGTCTTCGAAAGTGTCTCAGGTGCTTCGCGGGGAGCGCGCGCGTGA
- a CDS encoding SDR family oxidoreductase, whose translation MARFLITGIAGFIGSTLAHKLVEEGHEVSGIDNLSTGNLENLEDIRSAIKFDEIDLRDADGLRTACKGVEYVLHQGAVASVPRSVKDPLGSHESNINGTLNLLLAARDAGVRRIVYAASSSAYGDQPTQPKHEEMLPSPLSPYAVQKLTCEYYIQSFFQSYGLEGVCLRYFNIFGPRQAADSPYSGVIAQFIYKMMDGVTPTIFGDGLTSRDFTFVDNAVNANLLACKAPSQVATGRVFNVGTGKSRTLNEVYDGIASALGFQQPPEYGPERVGDVKHSLASIERARTELGYEPKADFQQGLEKTVAWYLSEQRKGQAVSA comes from the coding sequence ATGGCACGTTTTCTCATCACCGGCATCGCCGGGTTTATCGGGTCCACGCTGGCGCACAAGCTGGTTGAGGAAGGCCACGAGGTCTCCGGGATCGACAATCTCTCAACAGGCAATCTGGAGAACCTGGAAGACATCCGGTCGGCCATCAAGTTCGATGAGATAGATCTTCGCGACGCCGACGGCCTGCGTACTGCGTGCAAGGGTGTCGAGTATGTGCTGCACCAGGGCGCCGTCGCCTCCGTTCCGCGCTCTGTAAAGGACCCTCTGGGCTCCCACGAGTCCAACATCAATGGCACGCTGAATCTGCTGCTGGCCGCACGCGACGCCGGTGTCCGCCGCATTGTCTACGCGGCCTCCTCCTCCGCCTATGGCGATCAACCCACACAGCCAAAGCACGAGGAGATGCTGCCCAGTCCGCTCTCGCCCTACGCTGTGCAGAAGCTCACCTGTGAGTACTACATCCAGTCCTTCTTCCAGTCCTACGGGCTCGAGGGTGTTTGCCTGCGCTACTTCAACATCTTCGGCCCGCGACAGGCGGCAGACTCACCCTACTCGGGCGTCATAGCACAGTTCATCTACAAGATGATGGACGGCGTCACGCCAACGATCTTCGGCGACGGCCTGACCAGCCGCGACTTCACGTTTGTCGACAATGCGGTCAACGCCAACCTGCTTGCCTGCAAGGCGCCTAGCCAGGTCGCCACCGGCCGCGTGTTCAACGTGGGAACGGGGAAGAGCCGCACGCTGAATGAGGTCTACGATGGAATCGCTTCGGCGCTGGGGTTCCAACAGCCGCCCGAGTACGGCCCGGAGCGCGTCGGCGATGTGAAGCACTCGCTTGCGAGCATCGAACGCGCCCGGACCGAGCTCGGCTACGAACCCAAGGCTGACTTTCAGCAGGGTCTGGAGAAGACCGTGGCGTGGTATCTCTCAGAGCAGCGGAAGGGCCAGGCCGTCAGCGCGTGA
- the wecB gene encoding UDP-N-acetylglucosamine 2-epimerase (non-hydrolyzing) produces the protein MRVLHVVGARPNFMKAAPVYRAGARAGFEQVLVHTGQHYDAQMSDVFFQTLEIPAPDESLNVGSGSHAQQTAAIMSKFEPVVLARKPDVVLVYGDVNSTVAAALVCAKLGIRVAHVEAGLRSFDREMPEEINRLVTDQLSDLLFTPSPDGNENLKREGVPDDKVFLVGNVMIDTLVQFLPKAEALFGELKQKLSLDRFGLITLHRPSNVDDEAVFLPMVKALDELSRDLPLIFPVHPRTRDRWSEQLKQCNPNLRTVEPLGYLEFLALQKHASVVVTDSGGIQEETTYLGTPCLTLRENTERPITITSGTNVLIGRDWKLLREEFAKALNGHRKQAGQIPLWDGHASDRIAEILSRHGNPRA, from the coding sequence ATGAGAGTACTGCACGTTGTCGGGGCACGACCGAACTTCATGAAGGCAGCGCCGGTCTATCGGGCGGGGGCGAGGGCCGGATTCGAACAGGTTCTGGTTCATACAGGACAGCACTATGACGCGCAGATGTCCGATGTCTTCTTTCAAACGCTGGAGATCCCCGCGCCCGACGAGAGCCTCAACGTTGGTTCCGGATCGCATGCACAGCAGACGGCGGCGATCATGTCCAAGTTTGAGCCGGTCGTGCTCGCACGGAAGCCGGACGTCGTTCTGGTATACGGCGATGTGAACTCGACGGTCGCAGCGGCACTGGTGTGTGCAAAGCTCGGAATCCGCGTCGCTCATGTGGAAGCGGGACTGCGCTCGTTTGACCGCGAGATGCCTGAGGAGATCAACCGCCTCGTGACAGACCAGCTCTCGGACCTGCTCTTTACGCCATCGCCCGACGGCAACGAGAACCTGAAGCGCGAGGGCGTTCCCGACGACAAGGTCTTTCTCGTTGGCAATGTGATGATCGATACGCTGGTGCAATTTCTGCCAAAGGCGGAAGCTCTTTTCGGTGAATTGAAGCAGAAACTGTCACTCGACCGGTTCGGATTGATCACATTGCATCGGCCGTCGAACGTAGACGATGAGGCCGTTTTCCTGCCGATGGTGAAGGCGCTGGACGAACTCAGCCGCGATCTTCCTTTGATCTTCCCGGTGCATCCGAGGACCCGCGATCGCTGGTCGGAGCAGCTGAAACAGTGCAATCCGAACCTGCGCACCGTGGAGCCGCTTGGGTATCTCGAGTTTCTGGCGCTGCAGAAGCACGCTTCGGTGGTGGTTACGGACTCGGGTGGGATTCAGGAGGAGACTACGTATCTCGGGACCCCGTGCCTGACTTTGCGCGAGAACACGGAACGGCCAATCACGATCACCTCAGGGACCAATGTGCTGATCGGGCGGGACTGGAAGTTGCTGCGTGAGGAGTTTGCGAAGGCGCTGAACGGTCATCGCAAACAGGCTGGGCAAATTCCGCTATGGGATGGTCACGCTTCGGACCGAATTGCCGAGATTCTTTCCCGGCACGGTAATCCGCGGGCGTAG
- a CDS encoding sigma-54 dependent transcriptional regulator: MDFAEFYDLPPLELAFGRTAAMRAIRQKLESVADTGVPVLLQGESGTGKEVCARFLHIFSGRSKGSLVKVSCPAIPESLMETELFGYEKGAFTGAHSTKRGRVEEAHNGTLFLDEVGSLDLSAQSKLLQVLQDGSFVRVGGHTTRTIETRLVSCANRDLRGQVEEGTFRLDLLYRINAVTINLPPLRHRREDIEPLVEYFTEQNAKTFRLTPKAISRSTIQLMERYNWPGNIRQLANLVRSHVLIGDEELLAAELLPQAFSSDSIVADIDLSQPLSLKRITKKATLDLERQIILKVLRTNNWNRQKTAKWLQMSYRSLLYKLNEVDAGNLPNPSHSPIHDEVPPRPESGSNLGPGRRL; the protein is encoded by the coding sequence ATGGATTTCGCAGAGTTCTACGATTTGCCGCCGCTGGAGCTCGCCTTTGGGCGAACCGCAGCCATGCGGGCTATTCGGCAGAAGCTGGAAAGCGTCGCAGATACGGGCGTACCGGTTCTTCTGCAGGGTGAGAGCGGCACGGGAAAAGAGGTGTGCGCGCGCTTCCTGCACATCTTCTCCGGCCGGTCCAAGGGATCGCTCGTAAAGGTCAGCTGTCCGGCGATCCCCGAAAGCCTGATGGAGACCGAGCTCTTCGGCTACGAAAAGGGCGCTTTTACCGGAGCACATTCGACCAAACGCGGGCGCGTTGAGGAGGCCCACAACGGCACCCTCTTCCTGGATGAGGTCGGCAGTCTGGATCTGTCCGCTCAGTCCAAGCTGCTGCAGGTCCTCCAGGACGGCAGTTTCGTAAGGGTCGGCGGCCACACCACCCGCACCATCGAGACCCGCCTTGTTTCCTGCGCCAATCGCGATCTGCGCGGGCAAGTCGAAGAAGGCACCTTTCGCCTCGATCTCCTCTATCGCATTAATGCGGTCACCATCAATCTTCCTCCGCTGCGCCACCGCCGCGAAGACATCGAGCCGCTCGTCGAATACTTCACAGAACAAAACGCCAAGACCTTCCGGCTCACGCCCAAAGCCATCTCGCGCTCCACGATTCAACTTATGGAGCGTTACAACTGGCCAGGTAACATTCGCCAGCTTGCGAACCTGGTCCGCAGCCATGTACTTATCGGTGACGAGGAACTCCTCGCGGCCGAACTGCTCCCGCAGGCGTTTTCCAGCGACAGCATTGTCGCGGACATCGATCTCAGCCAGCCGCTCTCGCTCAAACGCATCACCAAAAAGGCGACGCTGGATCTCGAGCGCCAGATCATTCTCAAGGTTCTTCGGACGAACAACTGGAACCGGCAGAAGACCGCCAAATGGCTCCAGATGAGCTATCGTTCGCTGCTTTACAAACTGAATGAAGTGGATGCGGGCAATCTGCCAAACCCATCTCATTCTCCGATCCACGACGAAGTACCGCCACGGCCCGAATCAGGCAGCAATCTCGGCCCGGGGCGGCGTTTGTAA
- a CDS encoding glycosyltransferase, whose translation MEPLNVLLVSYVFPPVGGTGVMRAASLARYLPAEGIRLDVLTTRNPAAVGTDASLLKDIPSSVTVHRTLTLDLPFGMKKAIKRFLMGAKSSKKPATGQQVAPKENKKPGLLKRVFDNVLLPDPQVTWFPVLSRAAPRIIRERKIDVVVITVPTFSNLLLIKKLRKQFPKLAIVADFRDEWITTSFELVSFSFSDSPRAQQVARRIEAETVANATAIVTVTDAARQKIHSRYPQEPDSKFHLVPNGFDATKMTRAGTVAPRNDGKILLTHVGSIYPSTAPSSLVDAIQQLPADVKARLKLRFIGHIEEPRFKEALLGLGDMVELYGYLPQREALAAMNETDYVLLLNHDPLNVGNKFYDYVGGGKPILGAVHPQGETRHLLEQMRAGWWAGIDDVEGIRDLLLDAVNRGDKLLEEFHPDTERIAQYERAVLARRYAHLLHAITGRRKGTEPAETSSALVRDLQEC comes from the coding sequence ATGGAACCACTTAACGTTCTTCTGGTCAGCTATGTCTTTCCTCCAGTTGGTGGCACAGGTGTCATGCGGGCCGCCAGCCTGGCGCGTTATCTGCCGGCTGAGGGTATTCGGCTGGACGTGCTGACTACCCGCAACCCGGCTGCGGTCGGGACCGATGCATCGCTGCTCAAAGACATTCCGTCGTCCGTCACAGTTCATCGCACGCTCACGCTCGATTTGCCCTTCGGAATGAAGAAGGCGATCAAGCGTTTCCTGATGGGTGCAAAGTCGTCGAAAAAGCCTGCAACCGGCCAGCAGGTTGCGCCCAAGGAGAACAAGAAGCCGGGCCTGCTGAAACGCGTGTTCGACAACGTGCTTCTGCCGGACCCGCAGGTCACGTGGTTTCCGGTGCTCTCGCGCGCGGCTCCGCGCATCATTCGCGAGCGCAAGATTGACGTCGTGGTCATCACGGTGCCCACCTTTTCGAATCTTCTATTGATAAAGAAGCTGCGCAAGCAATTTCCGAAGTTAGCTATCGTCGCCGACTTCCGCGATGAGTGGATCACTACTTCGTTCGAGCTGGTCAGTTTTTCGTTCAGCGACAGTCCGCGGGCACAGCAGGTCGCGCGCAGAATCGAGGCCGAGACTGTAGCGAACGCCACCGCGATCGTCACGGTGACGGACGCAGCCCGGCAGAAGATTCATTCACGATATCCGCAGGAGCCCGATTCAAAGTTTCACCTCGTTCCCAACGGCTTCGACGCAACCAAGATGACGCGCGCAGGAACTGTTGCCCCTCGCAACGACGGTAAAATCCTGCTGACGCACGTCGGCTCCATCTATCCGTCGACCGCGCCCAGTTCGCTCGTGGATGCTATTCAGCAGCTTCCGGCTGATGTGAAGGCGCGCCTCAAGCTTCGCTTCATCGGCCACATCGAGGAGCCCAGGTTCAAGGAGGCGCTGCTTGGGCTGGGCGACATGGTCGAGCTCTATGGGTATCTTCCGCAGCGGGAGGCGCTGGCCGCGATGAATGAGACGGATTATGTTCTGCTGCTGAACCATGATCCATTAAATGTAGGGAACAAGTTCTACGATTACGTTGGCGGCGGCAAACCGATTCTCGGCGCGGTTCATCCGCAGGGCGAGACGCGACACCTGCTGGAGCAGATGCGCGCCGGATGGTGGGCCGGCATCGACGACGTCGAGGGCATCCGCGATCTGCTGCTCGATGCGGTGAATCGCGGGGACAAGCTGCTCGAGGAATTCCATCCTGACACCGAACGGATCGCTCAGTATGAGCGCGCGGTACTTGCGCGTCGGTACGCGCACCTGTTGCATGCGATCACAGGGCGGCGGAAGGGAACTGAGCCGGCGGAGACGAGCTCCGCGCTCGTTCGGGATTTACAGGAATGCTGA